One genomic segment of Helianthus annuus cultivar XRQ/B chromosome 14, HanXRQr2.0-SUNRISE, whole genome shotgun sequence includes these proteins:
- the LOC110906817 gene encoding ATPase 2, plasma membrane-type-like gives MEAVVWEFNSGKKLSEEHVPMSLKLRCCKGAMSGLIDIFFVTHEVFHSILIISFIKENNAGNAAAALMAGLAPKTKVLRDGHWSEQELEASILVPGDIITIKFDEIVPVYARLLEGGLLKVDQSALTGESLPMNTNPYNEVFSGSTCKQDEIKAVVIATGVHTFFGKAAHRVDSTNQVGHFQQVDYPRR, from the exons ATGGAAGCTGTAGTGTGGGAATTCAACTCAGGTAAGAAGCTGAGTGAAGAGCATGTTCCTATGAGTTTGAAATTGAGATGTTGCAAAGGAGCCATGTCTGGTCTTATT GATATCTTTTTTGTCACTCATGAGGTCTTTCATAGTATCTTAATCATCAGTTTCATCAAAGAAAACAATGCTGGAAACGCGGCTGCTGCACTTATGGCTGGTCTTGCCCCTAAAACTAAG GTTCTAAGAGATGGTCATTGGAGTGAACAAGAACTAGAAGCTTCCATCTTGGTCCCAGGAGATATTATCACTATCAAATTTGATGAAATTGTTCCCGTTTATGCTCGTCTTCTAGAGGGTGGTCTTTTAAAGGTTGACCAATCTGCCCTCACTGGTGAATCACTTCCTATGAACACGAATCCGTATAATGAGGTGTTCTCTGGATCAACATGCAAGCAAGATGAAATCAAAGCTGTTGTTATTGCCACTGGTGTGCACACTTTCTTTGGTAAGGCTGCACATCGTGTGGATAGCACTAACCAAGTTGGTCATTTTCAACAAGTTGATTACCCTCGacgataa